One Leopardus geoffroyi isolate Oge1 chromosome C1, O.geoffroyi_Oge1_pat1.0, whole genome shotgun sequence DNA segment encodes these proteins:
- the CELSR2 gene encoding cadherin EGF LAG seven-pass G-type receptor 2 isoform X3: protein MQSRAARAPLPTLLPPPPPPPLLLLLLLLLLLPPLLGDQVGPCRSLGPGGRGSSGACAPVGWLCPASASNLWLYTSRCRDAGTELTGHLVPHHDGLRVWCPESGAHIPLPPAPEGCPWSCRLLGIGGHVSPQGKLTLPQEHPCLKAPRLRCQSCKLVQTPGLRTGERSVEESMGGRRKRNVNTAPQFQPPSYQATVPENQPAGTPVASLRAIDPDEGEAGRLEYTMDALFDSRSKHFFSLDPITGAVTTAEELDRETKSTHVFRVTAQDHGMPRRSALATLTILVTDTNDHDPVFEQQEYKESLRENLEVGYEVLTVRATDGDAPPNANILYRLLEGPGGSPSEVFEIDPRSGVIRTRGPVDREEVESYQLTVEASDQGRDPGPRSATAAVFLSVEDDNDNAPQFSEKRYVVQVREDVTPGAPVLRVTASDRDKGSNALVHYSIMSGNARGQFYLDAQTGALDVVSPLDYETTKEYTLRVRAQDGGRPPLSNVSGLVTVQVLDINDNAPIFVSTPFQATVLESVPLGYLVLHVQAIDADAGDNARLEYRLAGVGHDFPFAINNGTGWISVAAELDREEVDFYSFGVEARDHGTPVLTASASVSVTILDVNDNNPTFTQPEYTVRLNEDAAVGTSVVTVSAVDRDAHSVITYQITSGNTRNRFSITSQSGGGLVSLALPLDYKLERQYVLAVTASDGTRQDTAQVVVNVTDANTHRPVFQSSHYTVNVNEDRPAGTTVVLISATDEDTGENARITYFMEDSIPQFRIDADTGAVTTQAELDYEDQVSYTLAITARDNGIPQKSDTTYLEILVNDVNDNAPQFLRDSYQGSIYEDVPPFTSVLQISATDRDSGLNGRVFYTFQGGDDGDGDFIVESTSGIVRTLRRLDRENVAQYILRAYAVDKGMPPARTPMEVTVTVLDVNDNPPVFEQDEFDVFVEENSPIGLAVARVTATDPDEGTNAQIMYQIVEGNIPEVFQLDIFSGELTALVDLDYEDRPEYILVIQATSAPLVSRATVHVRLLDRNDNPPVLGNFEILFNNYVTNRSSSFPGGAIGRVPAHDPDISDSLTYSFERGNELSLVLLNASTGELRLSRALDNNRPLEAIMSVLVSDGVHSVTAQCALRVTIITDEMLTHSITLRLEDMSPERFLSPLLGLFIQAVAATLATPPDHVVVFNVQRDTDAPGGHILNVSLSVGQPPGPGGGPPFLPSEDLQERLYLNRSLLTAISAQRVLPFDDNICLREPCENYMRCVSVLRFDSSAPFIASSSVLFRPIHPVGGLRCRCPPGFTGDYCETEVDLCYSRPCGPHGRCRSREGGYTCLCRDGYTGEHCEVSARSGRCTPGVCKNGGTCVNLLVGGFKCDCPSGDFEKPYCQVTTRSFPARSFITFRGLRQRFHFTLALSFATKERDGLLLYNGRFNEKHDFVALEVIQEQVQLTFSAGESTTTVSPFVPGGVSDGQWHTVQLKYYNKPLLGQTGLPQGPSEQKVAVVTVDGCDTGVALRFGAVLGNYSCAAQGTQGGSKKSLDLTGPLLLGGVPDLPESFPVRTRHFVGCMRNLQVDSRHVDMADFIANNGTVPGCPAKKNVCDSNSCNNGGTCVNQWDAFSCECPLGFGGKSCAQEMANPQRFLGSSLVAWHGLSLPISQPWHLSLMFRTRQANGVLLQAVTRGRSTITLQLREGHVVLSVEGTGLQASSLQLEPGRANDGDWHRAQLALGASGGPGHAILSLDYGQQRAEGNLGPRLHGLHLSNITVGGVPGPAGGVARGFRGCLQGVRVSEMPEGVSSLDPGRGEGINVEPGCSLPDPCDSNPCPANSYCSDDWDSYSCSCDPGYYGDNCTNVCDLNPCEHQSVCIRKPSAPHGYTCECPPNYLGPYCETRIDQPCPRGWWGHPTCGPCNCDVSKGFDPDCNKTSGECHCKENHYRPPGSPTCLLCDCYPTGSLSRVCDPEDGQCPCKPGVIGRQCDRCDNPFAEVTTNGCEVNYDSCPRAIEAGIWWPRTRFGLPAAAPCPKGSFGTAVRHCDEHRGWLPPNLFNCTSVTFSELKGFAERLQRNESGLDSGRSQRLALLLRNATQHTAGYFGSDVKVAYQLATRLLAHESAQRGFGLSATQDVHFTENLLRVGSALLDAANKRHWELIQQTEGGTAWLLQHYEAYASALAQNMRHTYLSPFTIVTPNIVISVVRLDKGNFAGAKLPRYEALRGERPPDLETTVILPDSVFRETPTVVRPAGPGETQEPEELARRQRRHPELSQGEAVASVIIYRTLAGLLPHNYDPDKRSLRVPKRPVINTPVVSISVHDDEELLPRALDKPVTVQFRLLETEERTKPICVFWNHSILVSGTGGWSARGCEVVFRNESHVSCQCNHMTSFAVLMDVSRRENGEILPLKTLTYVALGVTLAALLLAFLFLTILRALRSNQHGIRRNLTAALGLAQLVFLLGINQADLPFACTVIAILLHFLYLCTFSWALLEALHLYRALTEVRDVNAGPMRFYYMLGWGVPAFITGLAVGLDPEGYGNPDFCWLSIYDTLIWSFAGPVAFAVSMSVFLYILAARASCAAQRQGFEKKGPVSGLRPSFAVLLLLSATWLLALLSVNSDTLLFHYLFAACNCIQGPFIFLSYVVLSKEVRKALKFACSRKPSPDPALTTKSTLTSSYNCPSPYADGRLYQPYGDSAGSLHSASRSGKSQPSYIPFLLREESTLNPGQGPPGLGDPGSLFLEGQDQQHDPDTDSDSDLSLEDDQSGSYASTHSSDSEEEEEEEEEEAAFPGEPGWDSLLGPGAERLPLHSTPKDGGPGSGKAPWPGDFGTTAKESSGNGASEEHPWENGDALPREGSLGPLPGPSAQPHKGILKKKYLPTISEKSSLLRLPLEQGTGSSRGSSASEGSRGGPPPRPPPRQSLQEQLNGVMPIAMSIKAGTVDEDSSGSEFLFFNFLH, encoded by the exons ATGCAGAGCCGGGCAGCCCGCGCCCCCCTTCCAACGCtactgccgccgccgccgccgccgccgctgctgctgctgttgctgctgctgctgctactgccgCCACTGCTGGGAGACCAAGTGGGGCCCTGTCGTTCCCTGGGGCCCGGGGGACGTGGCTCCTCAGGGGCCTGCGCCCCCGTAGGCTGGCTCTGTCCAGCCTCAGCCTCCAACCTCTGGCTCTACACCAGCCGCTGCAGGGATGCAGGGACGGAGCTGACTGGCCACCTGGTGCCCCACCACGACGGTCTGAGGGTCTGGTGTCCAGAATCCGGAGCCCACATCCCCCTGCCGCCAGCGCCTGAAGGCTGCCCATGGAGCTGTCGTCTCCTGGGCATTGGAGGCCACGTTTCCCCCCAGGGCAAGCTCACCCTGCCCCAGGAACACCCGTGCTTAAAGGCCCCACGGCTGAGATGCCAGTCCTGCAAGCTGGTGCAGACCCCGGGGCTCAGGACAGGGGAAAGGTCAGTAGAAGAGTCCATGGGTGGGCGTCGGAAAAGGAATGTGAATACAGCCCCCCAGTTCCAGCCCCCCAGCTACCAGGCCACAGTGCCTGAGAACCAGCCAGCTGGTACCCCTGTGGCATCCCTGCGGGCCATTGACCCAGATGAGGGTGAGGCAGGCCGGCTTGAGTACACCATGGATGCCCTCTTTGATAGCCGCtccaaacatttcttttctctggacCCGATCACGGGGGCTGTAACTACAGCCGAGGAGCTAGATCGTGAGACCAAGAGCACCCATGTCTTCAGGGTCACGGCACAGGATCATGGCATGCCCCGACGCAGTGCCCTGGCCACACTTACCATCTTGGTGACTGACACCAATGATCATGACCCTGTTTTTGAGCAGCAGGAGTACAAGGAGAGCCTCAGGGAGAACCTGGAGGTTGGCTATGAGGTGCTCACGGTCAGAGCCACAGATGGTGACGCACCTCCCAATGCCAATATTCTGTACCGCCTACTGGAGGGCCCCGGTGGCAGCCCCTCTGAAGTCTTTGAGATTGACCCTCGCTCTGGGGTGATTCGAACTCGTGGCCCTGTGGATAGGGAAGAAGTAGAATCCTACCAATTGACAGTGGAGGCAAGTGACCAGGGTCGGGACCCCGGTCCACGGAGTGCCACAGCTGCTGTGTTCCTATCTGTGGAGGATGACAATGACAATGCCCCTCAGTTCAGTGAGAAGCGCTACGTGGTCCAGGTGCGTGAGGATGTGACCCCAGGGGCCCCGGTACTCCGGGTCACAGCCTCAGATCGAGACAAGGGCAGTAATGCCTTGGTGCATTACAGCATCATGAGTGGCAACGCTCGGGGACAGTTTTACCTGGATGCCCAGACTGGAGCTCTGGATGTGGTGAGCCCTCTTGACTATGAGACAACCAAGGAGTATACCCTACGGGTTAGAGCACAGGATGGTGGCCGCCCCCCGCTCTCCAACGTCTCTGGCCTGGTGACGGTGCAAGTCCTGGATATTAATGACAATGCCCCCATCTTTGTTAGCACCCCTTTCCAGGCTACTGTGCTGGAGAGTGTCCCTTTAGGCTACCTGGTCCTCCATGTCCAGGCCATTGACGCTGACGCTGGTGACAATGCCCGCCTGGAATACCGCCTGGCTGGGGTTGGGCATGACTTTCCCTTTGCCATCAACAATGGCACAGGCTGGATCTCTGTGGCAGCTGAGCTGGACCGGGAAGAGGTTGATTTCTATAGCTTTGGGGTAGAAGCCCGAGACCATGGCACCCCAGTGCTCACTGCCTCAGCTAGTGTCAGTGTGACCATCCTGGATGTCAACGACAACAACCCCACCTTTACCCAACCAGAGTACACGGTGAGACTCAATGAGGATGCAGCTGTGGGCACCAGTGTGGTGACAGTGTCGGCTGTGGACCGTGATGCCCACAGCGTCATCACCTACCAGATCACCAGTGGCAACACTCGTAACCGCTTTTCCATCACCAGCCAGAGTGGTGGTGGGCTGGTGTCGCTCGCGCTGCCATTGGACTACAAACTTGAGCGGCAATACGTGCTAGCTGTCACTGCCTCTGACGGCACACGGCAGGACACGGCACAGGTGGTAGTGAACGTCACTGATGCCAACACCCACCGTCCCGTCTTTCAGAGCTCCCACTATACGGTGAATGTTAATGAGGACCGGCCAGCAGGCACCACGGTGGTGCTGATCAGTGCCACGGACGAGGACACAGGTGAGAATGCCCGCATCACCTACTTTATGGAGGACAGCATCCCTCAGTTCCGCATTGATGCAGATACAGGGGCTGTCACCACCCAGGCTGAGCTGGACTACGAGGATCAAGTGTCCTATACCCTGGCCATCACCGCCCGGGACAATGGCATTCCCCAGAAGTCTGACACAACTTACCTGGAGATACTGGTGAATGATGTGAATGACAATGCCCCTCAGTTCCTTCGTGACTCCTACCAGGGCAGCATCTATGAGGATGTGCCCCCCTTCACCAGTGTGCTGCAGATCTCGGCCACTGACCGTGACTCTGGCCTTAATGGCAGGGTCTTCTACACCTTCCAAGGGGGTGATGATGGAGATGGTGACTTTATCGTAGAGTCTACATCAGGCATCGTGAGAACGCTTCGGAGGCTGGATCGTGAGAATGTGGCCCAGTACATTTTGCGGGCATATGCAGTGGACAAGGGGATGCCTCCCGCCCGCACGCCTATGGAAGTGACGGTCACTGTGTTGGATGTGAACGACAATCCACCCGTCTTTGAGCAGGACGAGTTTGACGTGTTTGTGGAAGAGAACAGCCCCATCGGGTTGGCCGTGGCCCGGGTCACAGCCACTGACCCTGACGAAGGCACCAATGCCCAGATCATGTACCAGATAGTGGAGGGCAACATCCCTGAGGTCTTCCAACTGGACATCTTCTCTGGGGAGTTGACCGCTCTGGTGGATTTGGACTATGAAGACCGGCCTGAATACATCCTGGTCATCCAGGCCACGTCGGCTCCCCTGGTGAGCCGGGCTACTGTCCACGTCCGCCTGCTTGACCGCAACGACAACCCACCAGTGCTGGGCAACTTTGAGATCCTTTTCAACAACTATGTCACCAACCGCTCAAGCAGTTTCCCTGGGGGTGCCATCGGTCGTGTGCCTGCCCATGACCCTGACATCTCAGACAGCCTGACTTACAGCTTTGAGCGGGGGAATGAACTCAGCCTCGTCCTGCTCAATGCCTCCACAGGCGAACTGAGGCTGAGCCGGGCATTGGACAACAATCGGCCTCTGGAGGCCATCATGAGCGTGCTAGTGTCAG ACGGCGTGCACAGTGTTACTGCCCAGTGCGCACTGCGTGTCACCATCATCACGGACGAAATGCTCACGCACAGCATCACACTGCGCCTGGAGGACATGTCGCCAGAGCGCTTCCTGTCCCCCCTACTGGGTCTCTTCATCCAGGCGGTGGCCGCCACGCTGGCCACACCCCCAGACCACGTGGTGGTCTTCAACGTGCAGCGGGACACCGACGCCCCCGGTGGCCACATCCTCAATGTGAGCCTGTCGGTGGGCCAGCCGCCTGGGCCGGGGGGCGGGCCGCCCTTCCTGCCCTCCGAGGACCTGCAGGAACGTCTGTACCTGAACCGCAGTCTGCTCACGGCCATCTCGGCGCAGCGCGTGCTGCCCTTCGACGACAACATCTGCCTGCGCGAGCCCTGCGAGAATTACATGCGCTGCGTGTCGGTGCTGCGCTTTGACTCCTCCGCGCCCTTCATCGCCTCCTCCTCGGTGCTCTTCCGGCCCATCCACCCCGTTGGGGGGCTGCGCTGCCGCTGCCCACCCGGCTTCACGGGCGACTACTGCGAGACCGAGGTGGACCTCTGCTACTCGCGGCCCTGCGGCCCCCATGGGCGCTGCCGCAGCCGAGAGGGCGGCTACACCTGCCTCTGTCGCGACGGCTACACGG GTGAGCACTGCGAGGTGAGTGCCCGCTCAGGCCGTTGCACCCCAGGTGTCTGCAAGAACGGAGGCACCTGCGTGAACCTGCTGGTGGGTGGCTTCAAGTGCGACTGCCCATCTGGAGACTTCGAGAAGCCCTACTGCCAGGTGACCACGCGCAGCTTCCCCGCCCGCTCCTTCATCACCTTCCGTGGCCTGCGCCAGCGCTTCCACTTCACCCTGGCCCTCTC GTTTGCCACCAAGGAGCGCGATGGGCTGCTGTTATACAACGGACGTTTTAACGAGAAGCATGACTTTGTGGCCCTCGAGGTGATCCAGGAGCAGGTCCAGCTCACCTTCTCTGCAG GGGAGTCAACCACCACTGTGTCTCCATTCGTGCCCGGAGGGGTCAGTGACGGACAGTGGCACACAGTCCAGCTGAAGTACTACAACAag CCACTGTTAGGTCAGACAGGGCTCCCGCAGGGTCCATCTGAACAGAAGGTGGCTGTGGTGACCGTGGATGGCTGTGACACAGGAGTGGCCCTGCGTTTTGGAGCTGTCCTGGGCAACTACTCCTGTGCTGCCCAGGGTACCCAGGGTGGCAGCaaaaa GTCTCTGGATCTGACAGGGCCCCTGCTGCTGGGTGGGGTACCTGACCTGCCCGAGAGCTTCCCTGTCCGCACGCGGCACTTTGTGGGCTGCATGAGGAACCTGCAAGTGGACAGCCGGCACGTAGACATGGCTGACTTCATCGCCAACAACGGCACCGTGCCTG GCTGCCCTGCCAAGAAGAACGTGTGTGACAGCAATAGTTGCAacaatgggggcacctgtgtgaacCAGTGGGACGCGTTCAGCTGCGAGTGCCCTCTGGGCTTCGGGGGCAAGAGCTGTGCCCAGG AAATGGCCAACCCGCAGCGCTTCCTGGGCAGCAGCCTGGTGGCCTGGCACGGCCTCTCGCTGCCCATCTCCCAGCCCTGGCACCTCAGCCTCATGTTCCGCACACGCCAGGCCAACGGTGTCCTGCTGCAGGCTGTCACCAGGGGGCGCAGCACTATCACCCTGCAG CTGAGGGAAGGCCATgtggtgctgagtgtggagggcACAGGGCTCCAGGCCTCGTCTCTCCAGCTGGAGCCAGGCCGGGCCAATGACGGCGACTGGCATCGTGCACAGCTGGCGCTGGGAGCCAGTGGGGGCCCTGGCCATGCCATCCTGTCCCTTGACTACGGGCAGCAGCGGGCAGAGGGCAACCTGGGCCCCCGGCTGCATGGGCTGCACCTGAGCAACATTACAGTTGGGGGAGTGCCTGGGCCAGCCGGTGGGGTGGCCCGCGGCTTCCGGGGCTGTCTGCAG GGTGTGAGGGTAAGCGAGATGCCCGAGGGGGTTAGCAGTCTGGATCCTGGCCGTGGGGAAGGCATCAATGTGGAGCCAGGCTGTAGCCTGCCGGACCCCTGTGACTCGAATCCGTGTCCTGCCAACAGTTATTGCAGTGATGACTGGGACAGCTATTCCTGTAGCTGTGATCCAG GTTACTATGGCGACAACTGTACTAACGTGTGTGACCTGAACCCATGTGAGCATCAGTCTGTGTGTATCCGAAAGCCCAGTGCCCCCCACGGCTACACCTGCGAGTGTCCCCCAAATTACCTTGGGCCATATTGTGAAACCAG GATTGACCAGCCTTGCCCCCGAGGCTGGTGGGGACACCCCACGTGCGGCCCGTGCAACTGTGATGTCAGCAAAGGCTTCGACCCAGACTGCAACAAGACAAGCGGCGAGTGCCACTGCAAG GAGAACCACTACCGGCCCCCTGGCAGCCCCACTTGCCTCCTCTGTGACTGCTACCCCACGGGCTCTTTGTCCCGCGTCTGTGACCCCGAGGACGGCCAGTGTCCATGCAAGCCAGGCGTCATTGGGCGCCAGTGTGACCGCTGTGACAACCCTTTTGCTGAGGTCACCACCAATGGCTGTGAAG TGAATTACGACAGCTGCCCACGGGCCATCGAGGCTGGGATCTGGTGGCCCCGTACCCGTTTCGGACTGCCGGCTGCTGCTCCCTGCCCCAAAGGCTCCTTTG GGACTGCCGTGCGCCACTGTGATGAACACAGGGGGTGGCTCCCCCCAAACCTTTTCAACTGCACATCAGTCACCTTCTCAGAGCTGAAAGGCTTT GCTGAGCGGCTACAGCGGAATGAATCAGGTCTGGACTCGGGACGCTCCCAGCGGCTGGCTCTGCTTCTGCGCAATGCCACACAGCACACGGCTGGCTACTTTGGCAGTGATGTCAAGGTGGCCTACCAGCTGGCCACACGGCTGCTGGCCCATGAGAGTGCCCAGCGGGGCTTTGGGCTGTCTGCCACGCAGGATGTGCACTTCACCGAG AATCTGCTGCGGGTGGGCAGCGCCCTCCTGGACGCGGCCAACAAGCGTCACTGGGAGCTGATCCAGCAGACGGAGGGTGGCACGGCCTGGCTGCTTCAGCACTACGAGGCCTATGCCAGTGCCCTGGCTCAGAACATGCGGCACACCTACCTGAGCCCCTTCACTATCGTCACGCCCAACATCG TCATCTCTGTAGTTCGCCTGGACAAGGGGAACTTCGCTGGGGCCAAGCTGCCTCGCTATGAGGCGCTGCGGGGGGAGCGGCCCCCTGACCTGGAGACGACGGTCATTCTGCCTGATTCTGTCTTCAGAG AAACACCCACCGTGGTCAGGCCCGCGGGCCCTGGAGAGACCCAGGAGCCAGAGGAGCTGGCTCGGCGTCAGCGGCGGCACCCAGAGCTGAGCCAGGGTGAGGCTGTGGCCAGCGTCATCATCTACCGCACCCTGGCCGGGCTGCTGCCCCATAACTATGACCCGGACAAGCGCAGCCTGAG AGTCCCCAAACGCCCTGTCATCAACACGCCGGTGGTGAGTATCAGCGTCCATGACGATGAGGAACTTCTGCCCCGTGCCCTGGACAAGCCAGTCACGGTGCAGTTCCGGCTGCTGGAGACGGAGGAGCGCACCAAGCCCATCTGTGTCTTCTGGAACCATTCCATCCT AGTCAGTGGCACAGGTGGCTGGTCAGCCCGAGGCTGCGAGGTTGTCTTCCGCAACGAGAGCCACGTCAGCTGCCAGTGCAACCACATGACAAGCTTCGCCGTGCTCATGGATGTGTCCCGGCGAGAG AATGGAGAGATCCTGCCGCTGAAGACACTGACATATGTGGCCCTAGGGGTCACCTTGGCTGCCCTACTGcttgccttcctcttcctcactaTCCTGCGTGCCCTACGCTCCAACCAGCATGGCATCCGACGGAACCTGACTGCTGCTCTGGGCCTGGCCCAGCTGGTCTTCCTCCTAGGAATCAACCAGGCTGACCTCCCT TTTGCTTGCACAGTCATCGCCATCCTGCTGCATTTCCTGTACCTCTGCACCTTCTCCTGGGCCTTGCTGGAGGCCTTGCACCTGTACCGGGCACTCACTGAGGTGCGCGACGTCAACGCTGGCCCCATGCGCTTCTACTATATGCTGGGCTGGGGTGTGCCTGCCTTCATCACAG GTCTAGCCGTGGGCCTCGACCCTGAGGGCTATGGGAACCCTGACTTCTGCTGGCTCTCCATCTATGATACGCTCATCTGGAGTTTTGCTGGCCCTGTGGCCTTTGCTGTTTCG ATGAGTGTCTTCCTGTACATCCTGGCAGCCCGCGCCTCCTGTGCTGCCCAGCGGCAGGGCTTTGAGAAGAAAGGCCCTGT CTCAGGCCTGCGGCCTTCCTTCGCTGTTCTCCTGCTGCTGAGCGCCACGTGGCTGCTGGCGTTGCTCTCTGTCAACAGTGACACCCTCCTCTTCCACTACCTCTTTGCTGCCTGCAATTGCATCCAG GGCCCCTTCATCTTCCTCTCCTACGTGGTGCTTAGCAAGGAGGTCCGGAAAGCACTCAAGTTTGCCTGCAGCCGCAAGCCGAGCCCTGACCCTGCGCTGACCACCAAGTCCACCCTGACCTCG TCCTACAACTGCCCCAGCCCCTATGCAGATGGGCGGCTCTACCAGCCGTACGGAGACTCAGCAGGCTCTCTACACAGTGCCAGCCGCTCGGGCAAGAGTCAACCCAGCTACATCCCCTTCTTGCTGAG GGAAGAGTCCACACTGAACCCTGGCCAAGGGCCCCCTGGCCTTGGGGACCCAGGTAGCCTATTCCTGGAAGGTCAAGACCAGCAGCATG atcCTGACACAGACTCTGACAGTGACCTGTCCCTGGAAG